The Deinococcus koreensis genome window below encodes:
- a CDS encoding 3' terminal RNA ribose 2'-O-methyltransferase Hen1 produces the protein MLLTLTAISPQEAAWPATDLGYLLFKHPDRVFTRALPFGTATVFYPEASAGRNVAALVLEVDPVALSRREQPREGRPLEPYVNDRPYAAGSFLAVALREVFGTAMTGRSPHRPELADTPIELTAELPCVAARGPDGLPRRLFEPLGYRVETAPIPLDPLYPEWGERPYVHLRLSATVRLRDLLAHLYVLLPVMDGRKHYFVGQEEVEKLRRHGAGWLDAHPERELIAGRFLRFRELVRQATDAFPSLDEETAAPPSDPRPRLHDERLDRVAALLRDSGARRVLDLGCGEGRLLRRLLAEAQFRELVGLDISARALEIAAERLHLQERPELRERVTLLHGSLAYPDSRLRGYDAAALVEVIEHLEPHRLDAMTQNLFGHARPDVVVVTTPNREYNAVFEQPQTLRHVDHRFEWTRAEFQAWAQAAAGQYGYRVRFEGIGDEHPDYGAVTQVGVFEQTSRSPSGGSG, from the coding sequence ATGCTGCTCACGCTGACCGCCATCTCGCCGCAGGAGGCCGCGTGGCCCGCCACCGACCTGGGGTATCTGCTGTTCAAGCACCCGGATCGCGTGTTCACGCGGGCGCTGCCCTTCGGTACGGCGACCGTGTTCTACCCGGAGGCCAGCGCCGGGCGCAACGTCGCTGCGCTGGTGCTGGAGGTCGATCCGGTGGCCCTGAGCCGCCGCGAACAGCCCCGTGAGGGCCGCCCGCTGGAACCCTACGTGAACGACCGCCCCTACGCCGCCGGCAGCTTCCTCGCCGTGGCCCTGCGCGAGGTATTCGGCACCGCCATGACCGGCCGCAGCCCCCACCGCCCGGAGCTGGCCGACACGCCCATCGAACTGACCGCCGAGCTGCCCTGCGTGGCCGCCCGTGGCCCCGATGGGCTGCCCCGACGCCTCTTTGAGCCGCTGGGCTACCGGGTCGAGACCGCGCCGATTCCCCTCGACCCCCTGTACCCCGAGTGGGGCGAGCGGCCCTACGTTCACCTGCGGCTCTCGGCCACGGTGCGCCTGCGCGACCTGCTGGCCCACCTGTACGTGCTGCTGCCCGTGATGGACGGCCGCAAGCACTACTTTGTCGGGCAGGAGGAGGTCGAGAAGCTGCGGCGCCACGGCGCCGGCTGGCTGGACGCCCACCCCGAGCGCGAGCTGATCGCCGGGCGCTTCCTGAGGTTCCGCGAGCTGGTGCGGCAGGCAACCGACGCCTTCCCGAGTCTGGACGAGGAGACCGCTGCCCCCCCGTCCGATCCGCGCCCGCGCCTGCACGACGAGCGCCTGGATCGTGTGGCCGCCCTGCTGCGCGACTCCGGGGCCAGGCGTGTCCTCGACCTGGGCTGCGGCGAGGGCCGACTGCTGCGCCGCCTGCTGGCCGAAGCACAGTTCCGCGAGCTGGTCGGCCTGGACATCAGCGCCCGCGCCCTGGAGATCGCCGCCGAACGCCTGCATCTGCAGGAGCGCCCCGAGCTGCGTGAACGGGTCACGCTCCTGCACGGCAGCCTCGCCTACCCCGACTCCCGCCTGCGGGGCTACGACGCCGCCGCCCTGGTGGAGGTCATCGAGCACCTGGAGCCGCACCGGCTCGACGCCATGACGCAGAACCTCTTCGGCCACGCGCGCCCCGACGTCGTGGTCGTCACCACGCCCAACCGCGAGTACAACGCGGTGTTCGAGCAGCCGCAGACCCTGCGCCATGTCGACCACCGCTTCGAATGGACACGCGCTGAATTTCAGGCCTGGGCCCAGGCGGCGGCCGGGCAGTACGGCTACAGGGTGCGGTTCGAGGGGATAGGCGACGAGCATCCGGACTACGGCGCGGTGACGCAGGTGGGGGTGTTCGAGCAGACATCGCGCTCACCGTCTGGAGGATCAGGGTGA